From Deinococcus yavapaiensis KR-236, a single genomic window includes:
- a CDS encoding amidase family protein, producing the protein MTNILDLDVTALLSSLQRGEVSAVDVTSAYLARIEQVNPQVNAVLEVNPEALDVAARLDASGERGSLFGVPVLLKDNIDTADELHTSAGAWNLREHRAKRDAPLVAALRAAGAVILGKANMTEWANFMTFGMPNGFSSRGGKVRNPWGDDFDVGGSSSGSGAAVAARLAPIAIGTETSGSILSPGSSNGVLGVKPTVGRVSRSGIIPISATQDTAGPLARSVRDAALLLSVISGSDEQDAATRGAPTFDAALSDGALRGARLGVGRKVFESLGDEQKADVEAALDLLRSAGAEVIDPCDLDTLGGLSFGGEEVLVYDFKRDLNAYLRTVERGPTSLREVIAQNEAHPEHTPYGQLLLLAAEATSGTLSEASYHAARARDVRLAKEGFDAMMDRHRLDAWLTPGARAAHVGAKARYPSVTVPISRGAKPIGLTFTGRAWSETRLMSLAAALEVARGDWRFAL; encoded by the coding sequence GTGACGAACATCTTGGATTTGGACGTGACGGCCCTCTTGAGTTCTTTGCAGCGCGGCGAGGTGAGCGCCGTGGACGTGACGAGCGCGTACCTGGCGCGAATCGAGCAAGTCAATCCGCAGGTGAACGCCGTGCTGGAAGTGAATCCGGAGGCGCTGGACGTCGCGGCGCGGTTGGACGCGAGCGGCGAGCGGGGATCTCTCTTCGGCGTGCCGGTGCTTTTGAAAGACAACATCGACACGGCGGACGAGCTTCACACGTCGGCGGGCGCGTGGAACTTGCGCGAGCACCGCGCGAAGCGGGACGCGCCGCTCGTCGCGGCCCTTCGCGCGGCAGGCGCGGTGATTCTCGGCAAGGCGAACATGACCGAGTGGGCGAACTTCATGACCTTCGGCATGCCGAACGGCTTCTCGTCACGCGGCGGGAAGGTTCGCAATCCGTGGGGAGACGACTTCGACGTGGGCGGATCCTCGTCGGGCAGTGGCGCGGCGGTCGCGGCGCGCCTCGCGCCGATCGCGATCGGGACGGAGACGAGCGGGTCGATTCTGTCGCCGGGCAGCAGCAACGGCGTGCTGGGCGTCAAGCCGACCGTGGGACGCGTGTCGCGTTCGGGCATCATCCCGATCAGCGCGACCCAGGACACGGCGGGCCCCCTCGCGCGGTCGGTGCGCGACGCGGCCTTGCTGCTGAGCGTGATTTCAGGCAGTGACGAGCAGGACGCGGCGACGAGGGGCGCGCCGACGTTCGACGCGGCCCTGTCCGACGGCGCGTTGCGAGGCGCGCGGCTCGGCGTGGGGCGCAAAGTCTTCGAGTCGCTCGGCGACGAGCAGAAAGCCGACGTGGAAGCGGCGCTCGACTTGCTGCGAAGCGCGGGCGCGGAGGTGATCGATCCGTGCGACCTCGACACGCTGGGCGGCTTGTCGTTCGGCGGCGAGGAGGTGCTGGTGTACGACTTCAAGCGCGACTTGAACGCGTACTTGCGGACGGTGGAACGCGGCCCGACGTCGCTACGCGAGGTGATCGCGCAAAACGAGGCCCACCCGGAGCACACGCCGTACGGGCAGTTGCTGCTGCTCGCGGCGGAGGCGACGAGCGGAACGCTTTCGGAAGCGTCGTACCACGCCGCGCGGGCGCGGGACGTGCGCCTCGCGAAGGAAGGGTTCGACGCGATGATGGACCGCCATCGCTTGGACGCTTGGCTCACACCGGGCGCGCGGGCGGCGCACGTCGGGGCGAAGGCGCGCTACCCGAGCGTTACCGTGCCGATTTCACGCGGCGCGAAACCGATCGGCCTCACCTTCACGGGCCGCGCGTGGTCGGAAACGCGTCTGATGTCGCTCGCGGCGGCCCTCGAGGTTGCCCGCGGCGATTGGCGATTCGCTCTTTAA
- a CDS encoding Nif3-like dinuclear metal center hexameric protein, whose protein sequence is MTSVHELAAWLEVRLGRDDLPTLYRKGDTDTVGVLALALEPMDVPEEANMDAVFLHRPFRAGSAFARRAILTSHHGFDEKLTTGENEPLIERLEWRDVRPFDMDRRRFGVIASPPQRTWSAFLTALLGEFGAFEDVAAPARDPLRRVALVNAFRPELVRALHDQGVDALVTGQGRVLGARHAKEVGMGIVALGHRRSEEWGLRQLGRELEQAFADLRTVVYTSSLSG, encoded by the coding sequence ATGACGAGCGTGCATGAGTTGGCGGCGTGGCTGGAAGTCCGCTTGGGACGTGACGACCTACCGACACTGTACCGAAAGGGCGACACGGACACCGTGGGCGTCTTGGCCCTCGCTCTCGAACCGATGGACGTACCCGAGGAGGCGAACATGGACGCCGTGTTTCTGCACCGCCCGTTCCGAGCGGGATCGGCGTTCGCCCGACGGGCGATTCTGACGTCTCACCACGGCTTCGACGAGAAGCTCACGACAGGGGAGAACGAACCGCTGATCGAGCGGCTCGAGTGGCGTGACGTGCGGCCGTTCGACATGGACAGGCGGCGCTTCGGGGTGATCGCCTCGCCTCCCCAGCGGACTTGGAGCGCGTTTCTCACGGCGCTCCTCGGGGAATTCGGAGCCTTCGAGGACGTCGCCGCGCCCGCCCGCGACCCCCTTCGGCGCGTGGCGCTCGTGAACGCCTTTCGGCCCGAACTCGTCAGGGCGCTGCACGATCAGGGCGTGGACGCTCTCGTGACGGGGCAAGGGCGCGTTCTCGGCGCGCGGCACGCGAAGGAAGTCGGGATGGGGATCGTGGCGCTCGGGCACCGCCGCAGCGAGGAGTGGGGCTTGCGGCAGCTCGGCCGGGAACTGGAGCAAGCGTTCGCGGACCTGCGAACGGTCGTCTACACCTCTTCCTTGTCCGGGTAA
- a CDS encoding ATP-binding protein translates to MSAFLHVQVLGHFALTLGGEVVPPGSVRRRKVRSLIKVLALDPSHALARDAVIDLLWSELDPAAGAAQLYNALLGLRKTLGDAAPRLAQGVVRLAPPGGLSVDAVHFRAAAEEALASREAPRLAAAAALFTGPLLPEDLYEDWSAEHRAALNDLYLRVLEVLVQAQPETAEATLQRMLALDPAHEEAHLALLRLHRQRPAKLQAQFEQYVRVRRDELGAEPSDEARAIVREAEAQSASSPHPLNLQGRGVSLRPSLPAPPTPLVGREEEVQAALACLLDPAVRLLTLVGPGGNGKTRLALDVAWRAAEREDSPFPDGVVWVSAGAATDDTQLPTAVLTAMGRAVGPNPEAQLADELRGRRTLLALDNLEHLPGAPAWVARTLAAAPTLKVLATSRTLLRLQAERPLDVRGLNRSDAALFFETAARRVQADYRVPDEDATRLARLCDLLAGSPLAVELAASWVRAMTLAEMLEEVERDLDVLERPAPDRDARHSGLRTVFEGSWALLEGAERSVLKALSVFTGRFSVAAARAVASCGRATLSALADRSLVQMDEGRLELHPLVRQYVQEQAEEQPQEQARWREAHARYHLTWAQDVAKRLKTPDPRAFRDVRLSLAAELDNTREAWRYARALDQVALLEQALPAVHEVHSHGQGLLDFVELLTDAHDLPPRLASRCALYRGVSRASLGSGEAVTDIDAADAGDLSDDERLMGWTSRAYALGRIGRGEEALRDVERALNLSRRLATPQARYLALNTQAQVLMYLHRLAEAEVVLSEVVALPSLSPVQQATTLAERATLIGRQGHFARAEADLGRALELLDALGDSHNAQTVRLNLGMALQSRGAYAESAALLQEAERQSREQGNQRTLASTRLALMTWHFVSGRARTALELGEENVRLCEASGNLSTGRLTLIRMSEVHLGLNEYDEAERLLHRALDAPTPVLIQNAQVGLALLAWRRGRHADARAWLETAGPGRTPALALRRHTLEALLAEEAGDAALMRASLDAFHASLPLTPEPYASWCRALVAPLLTPDAAHHPESAR, encoded by the coding sequence ATGTCCGCGTTCCTGCACGTTCAGGTTCTGGGCCACTTCGCCCTGACCTTGGGAGGGGAGGTCGTACCGCCCGGGTCGGTTCGGCGCCGGAAAGTGCGCAGCTTGATCAAGGTGCTGGCTTTGGATCCCAGCCACGCGCTCGCACGCGACGCCGTCATCGACTTGTTGTGGTCGGAGTTGGATCCGGCGGCGGGCGCCGCGCAGTTGTACAACGCCTTGCTCGGGTTGCGCAAAACGCTGGGCGACGCCGCGCCTCGGCTGGCTCAAGGCGTGGTGCGGCTCGCGCCGCCGGGAGGCTTGAGCGTCGACGCCGTGCACTTCCGCGCGGCCGCCGAGGAGGCGCTCGCGTCACGCGAAGCGCCGCGTTTGGCGGCCGCCGCGGCCTTGTTCACGGGTCCCTTGCTGCCCGAAGACTTGTACGAGGACTGGTCGGCGGAGCACCGCGCCGCTCTCAACGACTTGTACTTGCGGGTGCTGGAAGTCCTCGTACAAGCGCAGCCGGAAACGGCCGAGGCCACCTTGCAGCGCATGCTGGCGCTGGACCCGGCCCACGAAGAAGCCCACCTCGCGTTGCTGCGGCTGCATCGGCAACGGCCCGCGAAATTGCAAGCGCAGTTCGAGCAGTACGTGCGCGTTCGGCGCGACGAACTGGGCGCCGAACCCAGCGACGAGGCGCGCGCCATCGTGCGCGAAGCCGAAGCGCAAAGCGCGTCCTCCCCTCACCCGCTCAACCTTCAAGGGCGCGGCGTCTCGCTGCGCCCGTCGCTGCCCGCGCCGCCCACGCCACTTGTCGGACGCGAAGAGGAAGTTCAAGCCGCCTTGGCGTGCCTGCTGGACCCGGCCGTCCGCCTGCTGACGTTGGTCGGGCCTGGTGGCAACGGCAAGACGCGTTTGGCGTTGGACGTCGCGTGGCGCGCGGCCGAGCGCGAGGACTCCCCTTTTCCGGACGGTGTGGTATGGGTGTCGGCGGGCGCGGCGACGGACGACACGCAGCTTCCCACGGCGGTCCTGACCGCGATGGGCCGCGCGGTCGGCCCCAACCCCGAGGCGCAACTGGCCGACGAGTTACGCGGCCGGCGAACGCTGCTGGCGCTCGACAATCTGGAGCACCTGCCCGGCGCGCCCGCCTGGGTGGCGCGAACGCTCGCCGCCGCGCCGACCCTCAAGGTGCTCGCCACGTCCCGCACCTTGCTGCGCCTGCAAGCCGAGCGACCGTTGGACGTGCGCGGGTTGAACCGCAGCGACGCGGCGCTTTTTTTCGAAACGGCGGCGCGCCGCGTGCAAGCCGACTACCGCGTGCCCGACGAGGACGCGACTCGCTTGGCGCGCCTGTGCGACTTGCTGGCCGGATCGCCGCTGGCCGTGGAACTCGCCGCGTCGTGGGTGCGAGCCATGACGCTCGCGGAGATGCTGGAGGAAGTGGAGCGCGACCTCGACGTGCTCGAACGCCCCGCGCCCGACCGCGACGCTCGGCACAGCGGCCTGCGCACGGTCTTCGAAGGCTCGTGGGCGCTCCTCGAAGGCGCGGAGCGTTCGGTGCTCAAGGCGTTGTCGGTGTTCACGGGTCGCTTCAGCGTCGCGGCGGCCCGCGCGGTGGCAAGTTGCGGCCGCGCGACCTTGAGCGCCCTCGCGGATCGGTCGCTCGTGCAGATGGACGAGGGACGGCTCGAACTTCACCCGCTCGTGCGGCAGTACGTACAAGAACAAGCCGAGGAGCAACCGCAGGAGCAGGCGCGATGGCGCGAGGCGCACGCGCGCTACCACCTGACGTGGGCGCAGGACGTGGCGAAGCGGCTCAAGACGCCGGACCCGCGCGCTTTTCGGGACGTGCGGTTGAGCTTGGCGGCCGAACTCGACAACACGCGAGAAGCGTGGCGGTACGCTCGGGCGTTGGATCAAGTCGCCTTGCTGGAGCAAGCGCTGCCCGCCGTGCACGAAGTTCACAGCCACGGCCAGGGCTTGCTCGACTTCGTGGAGTTGCTGACGGACGCGCACGACTTGCCGCCGCGTCTCGCGTCGCGGTGCGCGCTGTACCGAGGCGTGTCGCGCGCTTCGCTGGGCTCGGGTGAAGCGGTCACCGACATCGACGCGGCGGACGCGGGCGACTTGTCCGACGACGAACGCTTGATGGGCTGGACGTCGCGCGCCTACGCGTTGGGACGCATTGGCCGAGGCGAAGAGGCGCTTCGGGACGTGGAGCGGGCGTTGAACTTGAGTCGACGCCTCGCGACGCCGCAAGCGCGGTACTTGGCGTTGAACACCCAAGCGCAAGTCTTGATGTACCTTCACCGCTTGGCGGAAGCCGAAGTCGTGCTGTCCGAAGTCGTGGCGCTGCCAAGCTTGTCGCCGGTGCAGCAAGCCACCACCTTGGCCGAACGGGCCACGTTGATCGGGCGGCAAGGGCACTTCGCACGGGCCGAAGCGGACTTGGGGCGAGCCCTGGAGTTGCTCGACGCGTTGGGAGACTCGCACAACGCTCAGACGGTGCGCCTCAACTTGGGGATGGCGCTTCAGTCACGCGGGGCGTACGCGGAATCGGCGGCGCTGCTGCAAGAAGCCGAGCGTCAAAGCCGTGAGCAAGGCAATCAGCGAACGTTGGCCAGCACTCGCCTCGCCTTGATGACGTGGCACTTCGTGTCCGGGCGCGCTCGAACCGCCTTGGAGTTGGGCGAGGAGAACGTGCGATTGTGCGAAGCGAGCGGGAACTTGAGTACGGGCCGACTGACCCTCATTCGAATGAGCGAAGTCCACTTGGGATTGAACGAGTACGACGAAGCCGAACGCTTGCTGCACCGAGCATTGGACGCGCCCACGCCCGTGCTGATCCAAAACGCCCAGGTGGGCTTGGCGCTGCTGGCATGGCGGCGGGGACGCCATGCCGATGCACGAGCGTGGCTGGAAACGGCCGGACCGGGACGCACGCCGGCGTTGGCGCTGCGGCGGCACACGCTCGAGGCGCTGCTCGCCGAAGAAGCGGGTGACGCCGCGCTCATGCGGGCGTCCTTGGACGCCTTCCACGCCTCCTTGCCGCTGACGCCCGAGCCGTACGCTTCGTGGTGCCGAGCGCTGGTCGCGCCGCTGTTGACGCCTGACGCGGCGCACCACCCCGAAAGCGCCCGGTAA
- a CDS encoding S9 family peptidase, translating into MPDQDQTVYPYGAWPSPITSEAITAGTVGLSDLAVDGVDVYWVEMRPFEGGRSVLVKRGEDGTVSDVTPAPFDVRTRVHEYGGRCYAVHAGTVYFSHFADGRLYRQTPGGTPEPITPKLNVRFADPVLDLPRERIIAVREDHRDGGHEPRNELVTVELAGENTDGGVVIATGADFYASPRLSPDGTRLAWTEWDHPNMPWDDTRLMLADVAEDGALRSARQIAGGPGESALEPRWSPAGMLHFVSDRTGWWNLYRLGARVEALCPMEAEFGEPQWVFSPARSAFLSEDSLMCAYDQGGQSHLAVLERAGEHGRLRDLDTAFSLAWDLQVQGSRVVCLAGAPDRQPCVVRLSQEGDVEVVHEPAGFRVDPRDLSVPEAIAFPTEGGRIAHAFFYPPRNALARGPEGERPPLLVIGHGGPTGATFAVLSPFVQFWTTRGFAVLDVNYGGSTGFGREYRERLRGQWGVVDVQDCVNAARFVAQRGDVDARRMAITGASAGGYTVLCALTFHDVFTAGASHFGVSDAETLAQDTHKFESRYLDSLIGPYPEMKELYRARSPIHFTERLSRPVVFFQGLEDKVVPPDQARRMFEAVRSRGLPTALVEFEGEGHGFRRAENIRRALEGELLFYGQVFGFTPPDLSVTLPIENVGVA; encoded by the coding sequence ATGCCTGACCAGGATCAGACGGTGTACCCGTACGGCGCTTGGCCTTCCCCCATCACCAGCGAAGCGATCACCGCCGGAACGGTCGGCCTGAGCGACCTCGCCGTCGATGGCGTTGACGTGTACTGGGTCGAGATGCGCCCTTTCGAGGGTGGTCGCAGCGTACTGGTCAAGCGTGGGGAAGACGGCACCGTCAGCGACGTCACCCCCGCTCCTTTCGACGTCCGTACCCGGGTCCACGAGTACGGTGGCCGCTGCTACGCCGTGCATGCCGGCACGGTCTACTTCAGCCATTTCGCCGACGGCCGCCTCTACCGGCAAACGCCAGGTGGGACGCCCGAGCCCATCACGCCGAAGTTGAACGTGCGCTTCGCCGACCCGGTCCTCGACCTGCCTCGTGAACGGATCATCGCGGTACGCGAGGATCACCGGGACGGTGGGCATGAGCCACGCAACGAACTGGTGACCGTCGAGCTCGCCGGGGAAAACACGGACGGCGGCGTGGTGATCGCCACCGGCGCAGACTTCTACGCGTCCCCTCGCCTCAGCCCCGACGGAACTCGGCTCGCGTGGACCGAATGGGACCATCCGAACATGCCGTGGGACGACACCCGTCTGATGCTCGCCGACGTCGCCGAGGACGGTGCGTTGCGGAGTGCACGGCAGATAGCGGGTGGACCGGGGGAATCGGCCCTGGAGCCACGGTGGTCTCCCGCCGGGATGTTGCACTTCGTGTCCGACCGCACGGGGTGGTGGAACCTCTATCGCCTTGGCGCACGGGTCGAGGCGCTCTGCCCGATGGAGGCCGAGTTCGGCGAGCCACAGTGGGTGTTCAGCCCGGCGCGCTCCGCGTTCTTGAGCGAGGACAGCCTGATGTGCGCGTACGACCAGGGAGGGCAGAGCCACCTGGCCGTGCTGGAGCGTGCCGGGGAGCACGGGCGACTCCGCGACTTGGACACGGCGTTCAGCCTCGCGTGGGACTTGCAAGTTCAGGGTTCGCGGGTGGTCTGCCTGGCGGGAGCCCCGGATCGTCAGCCGTGCGTCGTGCGACTCTCCCAGGAGGGCGACGTGGAGGTTGTGCACGAGCCCGCTGGGTTCAGGGTAGATCCGAGGGACCTGAGCGTGCCCGAAGCCATCGCGTTCCCCACTGAAGGCGGCCGGATCGCCCACGCGTTTTTCTACCCGCCCAGAAACGCCTTGGCGCGCGGCCCCGAGGGGGAACGGCCGCCCCTGCTGGTGATCGGCCACGGTGGGCCGACGGGCGCCACCTTCGCCGTCCTCAGCCCCTTCGTGCAGTTCTGGACGACCCGTGGGTTCGCGGTCCTGGACGTGAACTACGGGGGCTCGACGGGGTTCGGCCGGGAATACCGGGAACGTCTACGGGGACAGTGGGGCGTGGTGGACGTGCAGGACTGCGTGAACGCCGCGCGATTCGTGGCGCAACGCGGTGATGTGGACGCCCGGCGGATGGCGATCACGGGCGCAAGCGCAGGAGGGTACACCGTGCTGTGCGCCCTGACCTTCCACGACGTGTTCACCGCCGGCGCCAGTCATTTCGGCGTGAGTGACGCCGAGACGCTCGCGCAGGACACCCACAAATTCGAGAGCCGCTACCTGGATAGCTTGATCGGCCCCTACCCCGAGATGAAAGAGCTGTACCGAGCACGCTCCCCGATTCACTTCACCGAACGGCTTTCGCGCCCGGTGGTGTTCTTCCAGGGACTGGAGGACAAGGTCGTGCCCCCTGACCAAGCTCGGCGGATGTTCGAGGCGGTGCGCTCACGCGGGCTTCCCACCGCCCTCGTGGAATTCGAGGGGGAAGGACACGGATTCCGGCGAGCGGAGAATATCCGGCGGGCGTTGGAGGGAGAATTACTGTTCTACGGACAGGTGTTCGGCTTCACTCCCCCTGACCTGTCCGTGACGCTGCCCATCGAGAACGTCGGCGTGGCCTGA
- the uvsE gene encoding UV DNA damage repair endonuclease UvsE, translated as MNDAPPARADVPVFGLVCVTASDAVRFKTVTRTNYLKLDEAARYEKLDFLYRENTRRLLGALEFCNARGIRLYRMTSQLFPMSDLEDGIGARVLAELAPELPEVGRRAAAYGIRVVVHPDQFVVLSSDSETVYENSVLILAQHARNLDLMELPRSPWSMLLLHGGKGGRGEVLARRIATLPPEIRSRLALENDEHAYGAQAILDVCRAASVPMVFDAHHHVIKEKLLNYEDESVERFTRAARDTWPNPDDQLVHLSNGKEGILDRRHSDLIDTFPTAFLKVKWVEIEAKGKEDAIADLQARFADPHAPILTVRRVPPPEAAYPDKEEV; from the coding sequence ATGAACGACGCGCCCCCCGCGCGCGCCGACGTTCCCGTCTTCGGTCTCGTGTGCGTGACCGCGTCGGACGCCGTGCGCTTCAAGACCGTCACCCGCACCAACTACCTCAAGCTCGACGAGGCGGCGCGGTACGAGAAACTCGACTTCCTGTACCGCGAGAACACGCGGCGTCTGCTGGGCGCGTTGGAGTTCTGCAACGCGCGCGGGATTCGCCTGTACCGCATGACGTCGCAACTCTTTCCAATGAGCGACCTCGAAGACGGCATCGGCGCGCGGGTGCTGGCCGAACTGGCGCCCGAACTGCCCGAAGTGGGACGGCGCGCCGCCGCCTACGGCATTCGCGTCGTCGTGCATCCCGACCAGTTCGTGGTGCTCAGCAGCGACTCGGAGACGGTGTACGAGAACTCCGTCCTGATCTTGGCGCAGCACGCCCGCAACCTCGACTTGATGGAGCTGCCGCGCAGTCCGTGGAGCATGCTGCTGCTCCACGGCGGAAAGGGCGGACGCGGCGAGGTGCTCGCGCGCCGAATCGCCACCTTGCCGCCTGAAATTCGCTCGCGCCTCGCGCTGGAGAACGACGAGCACGCCTACGGAGCGCAGGCGATCCTCGACGTGTGCCGAGCGGCGAGCGTTCCGATGGTGTTCGACGCGCATCACCACGTCATCAAGGAGAAGCTGCTGAACTACGAAGACGAGAGCGTGGAGCGCTTCACCCGCGCCGCGCGGGACACGTGGCCGAACCCCGACGATCAACTCGTGCATCTGTCCAACGGCAAGGAAGGCATCCTCGATCGTCGTCACTCGGACCTCATCGACACCTTCCCGACCGCCTTCTTGAAGGTGAAGTGGGTGGAAATCGAGGCGAAAGGCAAAGAGGACGCCATCGCCGATTTGCAAGCACGTTTCGCCGATCCGCACGCGCCGATTCTGACGGTGCGCCGCGTCCCGCCCCCCGAAGCCGCTTACCCGGACAAGGAAGAGGTGTAG
- the pheA gene encoding prephenate dehydratase: protein MTQHSSSVGTKTVAFQGVSGAYGEKAALACIEGAVPRGFDTFHEVFAAVTAGHAEIGVVPVENSLAGSVHQNVDLLLETDLHVVREIIVRVRHNLLALPGVNLEDVRRVRSHPQALAQCDGFLARHHLQPVAAYDTAGAARELAESGARDEAAIASSRAGELYGLSVLAEGIEDEPYNFTRFLVLSRNEPPRENVPHKTSLVFAVRHTPGFLVETLAELRGLNMTKIESRPRRDRAWSYLIYVDFEGDARDPAIAASLVGVLRKASFVKVIGSYPMAVGVVE, encoded by the coding sequence ATGACGCAGCATTCCAGTTCGGTCGGCACCAAGACGGTCGCGTTTCAAGGCGTGTCGGGCGCGTACGGCGAAAAGGCCGCCCTCGCGTGCATCGAGGGCGCGGTGCCGCGCGGCTTCGACACCTTTCACGAGGTGTTCGCCGCCGTCACCGCCGGACACGCCGAGATCGGCGTCGTTCCCGTCGAGAACAGCCTCGCCGGAAGCGTTCACCAAAACGTCGACTTGCTGCTGGAAACCGACTTGCACGTCGTACGGGAAATCATCGTGCGCGTTCGGCACAACCTCCTCGCGCTGCCCGGCGTGAACCTTGAGGACGTGCGGCGCGTTCGCTCTCACCCGCAAGCCCTCGCGCAGTGCGACGGATTTCTCGCTCGTCACCACCTGCAACCCGTCGCGGCGTACGACACGGCGGGCGCCGCGCGTGAACTCGCCGAGTCGGGCGCGCGCGACGAAGCGGCCATCGCTTCGTCGCGCGCGGGCGAACTTTACGGCTTGAGCGTCCTCGCCGAAGGCATCGAGGACGAACCGTACAACTTCACGCGCTTCCTCGTCTTGTCGCGCAACGAACCGCCGCGCGAGAACGTGCCGCACAAGACGTCGCTCGTGTTCGCGGTGCGGCACACGCCGGGCTTCCTCGTCGAGACCCTCGCCGAGTTGCGCGGGTTGAACATGACGAAGATCGAGTCGAGGCCCCGGCGCGATCGGGCGTGGAGTTACCTCATCTACGTGGATTTCGAGGGAGACGCTCGCGATCCCGCCATCGCCGCGTCGCTCGTCGGCGTGCTGCGCAAGGCGAGTTTCGTGAAGGTGATCGGGTCGTACCCGATGGCAGTCGGCGTGGTGGAGTAA